In Trichoderma breve strain T069 chromosome 4, whole genome shotgun sequence, the following proteins share a genomic window:
- a CDS encoding ring finger domain-containing protein, protein MQSILAAILGLLVAAIYADDNGSISTSAQSDSPPDWANNNALQLNLSSDPIQYTVVPVLPNAGTNGSNSSGIQTKTININGVMIATDVSNFNKITSPNDVAYISCDGSSNTFISTNELLNDVVNANPKAIVLYSLAATWCSLDFTNPPAFSNIFSMADSGEAQGVLNSLNGTANGRVVNVSITGNASSTDSNNSGGGTSNSTVAMSILYTITALITLLFLVIIATGAVRAHRYPERYGPRRALGGRPRQSRAKGLARAVLETLPIVKFNNNQEPIKPDPDLELDAATTDGRDARTQRSSSILTQEVPQHEVATATPATAAAAASDIASPPPVVNVGCSICTEDFTEGEDMRVLPCNHTFHPNCIDPWLINVSGTCPLCRLDLRPEAETNEGDIGMATALNRGPGDRTSTLPPPLALEGEDGEGGHPHHRHRISRFFDVNRLRQATAEEQIEALRQMRSTRQTDAEAHEAGAAHDTERERGQRAHLTAKLKEKFRIRTRARSPEREQD, encoded by the exons ATGCAGTCAATCCTAGCGGCCATTCTTGGCCTGTTGGTCGCTGCGATATATGCCGACGACAACGgctccatctccacctcGGCTCAGTCCGACAGTCCCCCAGACTGGGCCAACAACAATGCGCTGCAATTGAATCTGTCGTCCGACCCCATCCAATATACCGTTGTTCCTGTTTTACCAAACGCTGGTACCAACGGGTCAAATAGTAGCGGCATCCAA ACAAAGACAATAAACATCAACGGCGTCATGATTGCCACCGACGTATCCAACTTTAACAAGATCACAAGTCCCAACGATGTAGCATATATCTCATGCGATGGCTCAAGCAATACCTTTATCAGCACGAATGAATTGCTCAACGATGTCGTCAACGCAAATCCAAAAGCCATCGTCCTCTACTCACTAGCTGCCACCTGGTGCAGTCTGGATTTTACAAACCCACCTGCGTTTTCCAACATTTTCTCCATGGCTGATAGCGGCGAGGCACAGGGAGTTTTAAACTCCTTAAACGGAACTGCCAATGGTCGAGTGGTCAATGTTTCCATCACAGGAAACGCATCGAGCACAGATTCTAATAACTCTGGAGGTGGAACCAGCAACTCGACCGTCGCCATGAGCATTCTCTACACCATCACAGCTCTCATTACTCTGCTGTTTCTGGTGATTATCGCCACCGGTGCTGTAAGGGCCCATCGTTATCCGGAAAGGTACGGGCCTCGGCGCGCTCTGGGCGGCCGACCCCGCCAGAGCCGAGCAAAGGGGCTGGCTCGTGCGGTACTCGAGACACTCCCTATTGTCAAGTTCAATAATAATCAGGAACCGATTAAGCCGGATCCCGATCTTGAACTAGACGCAGCTACTACTGATGGCCGTGATGCTAGAACTCAGAGGTCGTCTTCGATTCTTACCCAGGAAGTACCACAGCACGAAGTGGCTACAGCTACGCCAGCCACGGCCGCGGCGGCCGCAAGCGACA TCGCCAGCCCCCCTCCAGTCGTGAACGTGGGTTGTTCCATCTGTACCGAAGATTTCACAGAAGGCGAGGATATGAGGGTTCTGCCTTGCAACCACACATTTCATCCAAACTGTATCGATCCTTGGCTTATTAATGTATCTGGAACATGTCCCTTGTG TCGACTTGATCTTCGTCCCGAGGCTGAGACTAACGAAGGTGATATCGGCATGGCTACAGCCCTCAATAGGGGCCCCGGCGACAGAACTTCAACACTGCCACCTCCTTTGGCCCTGGagggtgaagatggagagggcggTCATCCCCACCACCGTCACAGAATTTCTCGCTTTTTCGACGTCAACAGGTTGAGGCAAGCTACAGCAGAAGAGCAGATCGAAGCTCTCCGACAGATGAGATCAACTCGCCAAACCGACGCAGAGGCTCACGAAGCGGGCGCCGCCCATGATACAGAGCGGGAAAGAGGACAGAGAGCTCATCTAACAGCTAAACTAAAGGAGAAGTTCCGAATTCGGACCAGAGCTCGATCTCCGGAACGCGAACAAGACTAA
- a CDS encoding DNA double-strand break repair and v(D)J recombination protein XRCC4 domain-containing protein — protein MAASRVIKLPRDDDESTYALIQVIQKGSKPLDVKLVGTEGEAPYVTSLKHDRVASLQVPNCPVSESEWQAILQSLFSLQPVPDIQATASIESETSLSITVRKRVQGITQRLGSIELKHDENEGIELFKWCAETTDALAQSNVALAEAAAHAKELETTVKELKSQLDELITSKEDDETALLLKFRDLLNEKKVKIREQQKILAAGPIQSSQQASQRLQPPDTQPSRTPAPSRPRKRKVQAVEASKIEPEEDEMEVDKIKVEPQDSEQEDTAEDTASGGSDDDDDDDGGDDSDIRNDKAGSGDDSSSGPAPKAAPPPKGSAEQPPAPRSLPFAKKAAPAKAPAAEEETESDDDEL, from the exons ATGGCGGCGTCACGAGTTATCAAGCTCCCTCgggatgacgatgaatcCACATATGCTCTCATCCAAGTCATCCAAAAGGGCTCCAAACCCTTGGATGTAAAGCTAGTTGGAACAGAAGGCGAAGCGCCATATGTAACTTCTT TGAAACATGATCGCGTAGCTTCACTACAGGTCCCGAATTGCCCTGTCTCTGAGTCCGAATGGCAGGCCATATTGCAGTCTCTGTTTTCATTGCAGCCAGTTCCGGATATACAAGCAACAGCCAGCATTGAGAGTGAGACATCTCTCTCAATCACAGTTCGAAAACGAGTTCAAGGAATTACA CAACGACTCGGCTCTATAGAGTTGAAGCATGACGAGAACGAAGGCATAGAGCTTTTTAAATGGTGCGCAGAGACTACGGATGCTCTGGCGCAAAGCAACGTGGCCTTGGCTGAAGCCGCCGCCCACGCGAAAGAGCTTGAAACCACCGTGAAGGAGCTAAAGTCACAACTGGACGAACTTATTACAtcaaaagaagatgatgaaacagCCCTACTTCTCAAATTCCGGGATCTTCTTAATGaaaagaaggtgaagatCCGTGAACAGCAAAAGATCCTTGCCGCCGGCCCTATCCAAAGCAGCCAGCAGGCATCTCAACGGTTGCAGCCACCAGACACTCAGCCATCTCGCACGCCTGCCCCTTCTCGGCCTAGAAAACGAAAAGTCCAGGCAGTGGAAGCTTCAAAAATTgagccagaagaagatgaaatggaGGTGGACAAGATCAAAGTTGAGCCTCAAGACAGCGAGCAAGAGGATACCGCAGAAGACACAGCGTCTGGTGgtagcgatgacgatgatgacgatgacggagGTGATGACAGTGATATCCGCAACGATAAGGCTGGGTCAGGAGACGACAGCAGCTCTGGGCCTGCGCCCAAAGCTGCGCCTCCTCCCAAGGGGTCAGCAGAGCAACCCCCGGCTCCGAGAAGTTTACCTTTTGCAAAGAAAGCTGCGCCGGCCAAAGCGCCAgcggcagaggaggagacggaatctgacgatgatgagctgTGA